A single region of the Acetivibrio cellulolyticus CD2 genome encodes:
- a CDS encoding polysaccharide biosynthesis protein, giving the protein MFKEKTLLITGGTGSFGNAVMKRFLNTEIKEIRIFSRDEKKQDDMRRAYKNDKLKFYIGDVRDIASVMNAMHEVDYIFHAAALKQVPSCEFFPLEAVKTNVLGTDNVLSSAIEMGVKKVICLSTDKAAYPINAMGISKAMMEKVFIAKAKTVDPCKTLICGTRYGNVMASRGSVIPLFIEQIKNGRPLTVTDPNMTRFLMNLEEAVELVLFAFKNAEAGDIMVQKSPASTIGDLAQALKEMFNADNEIKIIGTRHAEKLFETLLTKEEHAVAVDMGGFYRVPADKRDLNYDKYFVEGNQKLAFENEYNSHNTGRLNVKEIKENLLQLDYVREQLEGWNNQ; this is encoded by the coding sequence ATGTTTAAAGAAAAGACTTTATTAATTACAGGTGGTACAGGATCCTTTGGGAATGCAGTAATGAAGAGATTCTTAAATACGGAAATTAAAGAAATTCGAATCTTTTCACGTGACGAAAAAAAGCAAGATGATATGAGAAGAGCTTACAAAAATGATAAACTCAAGTTTTATATAGGTGATGTTCGAGACATAGCAAGTGTTATGAACGCTATGCATGAAGTTGATTACATTTTTCATGCTGCAGCACTAAAACAGGTTCCTTCCTGCGAATTCTTTCCACTTGAGGCTGTAAAGACAAATGTACTGGGAACAGACAATGTACTGTCAAGTGCAATCGAGATGGGGGTGAAGAAAGTCATTTGCCTTTCAACGGATAAAGCTGCTTATCCCATTAATGCGATGGGAATTTCCAAAGCAATGATGGAAAAAGTGTTTATAGCAAAAGCAAAGACTGTGGATCCGTGTAAAACGCTTATCTGTGGTACCAGGTATGGTAATGTAATGGCTTCAAGAGGATCTGTTATTCCTCTATTTATTGAGCAGATAAAGAATGGGCGGCCGTTAACTGTCACAGATCCTAATATGACAAGATTCTTGATGAATCTTGAAGAGGCTGTAGAACTTGTTTTATTTGCATTCAAAAATGCTGAAGCAGGAGACATTATGGTTCAGAAATCACCGGCTTCAACCATAGGTGATTTGGCTCAAGCGTTGAAAGAAATGTTCAACGCTGATAATGAAATTAAAATTATTGGAACACGCCATGCAGAGAAGCTATTCGAAACACTGTTAACTAAAGAAGAGCATGCTGTTGCAGTGGATATGGGTGGATTTTATCGTGTGCCAGCTGACAAGAGAGACCTTAACTATGATAAGTATTTTGTTGAGGGTAATCAGAAGCTAGCTTTTGAAAATGAGTATAATTCTCATAACACAGGTAGGCTTAATGTTAAGGAAATTAAGGAGAATTTATTACAGCTTGATTATGTAAGAGAACAATTGGAAGGTTGGAATAATCAATGA
- a CDS encoding tyrosine-protein phosphatase, whose translation MIDMHCHIIFGVDDGPATIQDSIRMVLEAEKLGVKALIATPHFHNGFFHSDRVLDNFYDLKSRVKGFGIELFLGHEVFLCSSLTDVISKKEKYTLNRSKYLLFELPFDIMPINLNEVLLKLHSEGIVPVIAHPERNNYFVKSMSKFIDFIETGCFVQLDAASIVGVYGIKVKKFAKKLIELNLVNFVASDAHKLEDYDIYLKAYNTVKNWAGKEYSDKVFVNNQKIIIAPQITLEEEFI comes from the coding sequence ATGATTGATATGCATTGTCATATTATTTTTGGCGTCGATGATGGTCCTGCAACAATTCAAGATTCTATCAGAATGGTACTGGAGGCCGAAAAACTTGGAGTAAAAGCATTAATTGCTACCCCTCATTTTCATAATGGCTTTTTTCACTCTGATAGGGTACTTGATAATTTTTATGACCTTAAGTCAAGAGTAAAGGGCTTTGGAATAGAATTATTTCTAGGACATGAAGTCTTTTTATGTTCGTCACTTACTGATGTTATCTCCAAAAAAGAAAAGTATACCCTTAACAGATCCAAGTACCTATTATTTGAGCTTCCCTTTGATATTATGCCGATCAATCTAAATGAAGTCTTGTTGAAACTTCACTCAGAAGGAATAGTTCCTGTTATAGCACATCCTGAGAGAAACAACTATTTCGTAAAATCCATGAGCAAATTCATTGATTTTATTGAAACAGGCTGTTTCGTACAGCTGGATGCAGCTAGCATAGTTGGAGTTTATGGTATAAAGGTCAAAAAATTTGCCAAAAAGCTTATTGAGTTAAATTTAGTAAACTTTGTAGCTTCTGATGCTCATAAGCTTGAGGATTATGACATATATCTGAAGGCATATAATACAGTAAAAAATTGGGCTGGAAAAGAGTACAGTGATAAAGTATTTGTTAATAATCAAAAGATTATTATAGCACCTCAAATCACACTGGAAGAAGAATTCATATAA
- a CDS encoding YveK family protein: MELVHFFIMIKKKLIFIILIPIFMSTIASFASAFLITPSYIASSTLYIINQNVLGSEVTYEEMLTNQQLVNDYRELIKSKLIIKTVLEELNIRDITPAALSRKITVSSKNDTRVLEIKVEDIYPTRCMEISNKICEIFIKKSSDLTKTYNVSIVDPAEIPTSPVKPKPLVYTVLTFLISILITLVIFYILEIINETIKTSEDIETYLGLNVLGTIPSFNIK; encoded by the coding sequence ATGGAACTCGTACATTTTTTTATAATGATAAAGAAAAAGTTAATATTTATTATTTTAATTCCTATCTTCATGTCAACTATTGCCTCTTTTGCAAGTGCATTTTTAATTACACCTTCATATATAGCTTCTTCAACTCTCTATATTATTAATCAAAATGTTTTAGGAAGCGAGGTAACTTATGAAGAAATGCTGACAAATCAGCAATTGGTTAATGACTATAGGGAACTTATAAAAAGCAAACTTATTATAAAAACAGTTCTAGAAGAATTAAATATACGTGATATTACTCCTGCTGCATTATCAAGAAAAATTACTGTAAGCTCAAAAAATGACACCAGAGTATTGGAAATAAAGGTAGAAGATATATATCCAACCAGGTGTATGGAAATTTCAAACAAAATATGCGAGATTTTTATAAAAAAATCTTCAGACCTTACTAAAACCTATAATGTAAGTATTGTAGACCCTGCTGAAATACCAACCAGTCCTGTAAAACCAAAACCCCTGGTTTATACAGTATTAACTTTTTTAATAAGCATTTTAATAACTCTAGTCATATTCTATATATTAGAAATAATAAATGAAACTATAAAAACATCAGAAGATATAGAAACATACTTGGGACTAAATGTTCTTGGGACTATACCTTCGTTTAACATCAAATAG
- a CDS encoding ABC transporter ATP-binding protein has product MIEVVNITKTYSGALKAVDNLSITIEDGEIFGFLGPNGAGKTTTIKMITGILRPDSGNIRINGTDINESPLEAKKKFGFVPDDPNIFLRLKGIEYLNFMADMYDVSAGDRKQRIESLAERFEMSSALYDQIQSYSHGMRQKIVIMGVLIHNPPVWVLDEPMTGLDPKSSFTLKEMMREHASGGNTVFFSTHVLEVAEKLCDKVAIINKGKILFAGKLEEMREHFKNNQSFEKMFLELTENGQ; this is encoded by the coding sequence ATGATCGAAGTTGTAAACATAACGAAAACCTATAGTGGAGCATTAAAAGCCGTTGACAACCTGAGTATTACAATAGAGGATGGCGAAATATTTGGTTTCCTGGGACCTAATGGTGCTGGAAAAACCACAACTATAAAAATGATAACAGGTATTTTAAGGCCTGACAGTGGAAATATAAGAATTAACGGGACAGATATAAACGAAAGTCCTTTAGAGGCAAAAAAGAAATTCGGGTTTGTGCCGGATGACCCAAACATATTTTTGAGATTAAAAGGAATAGAATATCTGAATTTTATGGCGGATATGTATGATGTGTCAGCGGGTGACAGAAAGCAACGGATTGAAAGCCTTGCTGAGAGATTCGAAATGTCCAGTGCACTTTATGACCAGATCCAGAGCTATTCACATGGTATGCGCCAAAAAATTGTTATTATGGGTGTGTTAATACATAACCCGCCTGTGTGGGTATTAGATGAGCCGATGACAGGGCTGGACCCAAAATCGTCATTTACCTTGAAGGAAATGATGAGAGAGCATGCATCCGGGGGAAATACGGTGTTCTTCTCAACGCATGTACTTGAGGTGGCTGAAAAGTTATGTGACAAAGTTGCAATAATCAATAAGGGTAAGATACTTTTTGCAGGAAAGCTTGAAGAAATGAGAGAGCATTTTAAGAACAACCAATCTTTTGAAAAAATGTTTTTGGAGTTGACTGAAAATGGGCAATAA
- a CDS encoding polysaccharide biosynthesis protein codes for MRNANNRIFLVLDCFLVNIALCIGLMIKFDASIPASFLGVLPITFVFTTIISIAVYFLFGLYSTLWTYASVNEHIMIFFATVTASIVQCFFAACCGMMFPVMLYILNWMITFFLVEGIRIISRVIKNIKIVKKRNSHKKRIMIAGAGEAASILIKEMKNNQRSTFEPVVAVDDNPEKYKTQINGVPVIGGREKIVRAAMEMDIDEIVIAIPSISRKETVDIINICKKTSCKLKVLPSVYSLVNGEVSIKEIRDVTVEDLLQRDEISLSIEEISDYLKGETILVTGGGGSIGSELCRQIASYGPKNLIIFDIYENNAYDLQNELLQKYKDRLDIKVIIGSIRDRNRLDYVFSKYKPGIVFHAAAHKHVPLMEYNPQEAVKNNIFGTLNLAECAHQYNTKKFVLISTDKAVNPTSIMGATKRAAELIIQYMNANSQTQFCAVRFGNVLGSNGSVIPLFKKQIEYGGPITITHPEVTRYFMTIPEAASLVVQSGAMMDGGEIFVLDMGKPVKILDLAKSLIALSGLEPEIDVEIEYVGLRPGEKLYEELLISEAGVNITKNDKIYIEKTKDIDFDHYLQQIKTFNFDEIDSKEKITDFIKRLIPNYYSNCNQ; via the coding sequence TTGAGAAATGCTAACAATAGGATTTTCTTAGTACTGGATTGTTTTCTTGTAAACATAGCATTATGTATTGGACTGATGATAAAATTTGATGCAAGTATTCCAGCATCGTTTTTGGGAGTACTTCCTATTACTTTTGTTTTTACAACAATAATAAGTATTGCAGTTTATTTTTTGTTTGGCCTTTATTCGACGCTATGGACTTATGCAAGTGTAAATGAGCATATAATGATTTTTTTTGCCACTGTAACGGCATCAATAGTGCAATGTTTTTTTGCTGCTTGCTGCGGGATGATGTTCCCGGTTATGTTGTATATTCTCAATTGGATGATTACATTTTTTTTAGTAGAAGGTATTAGAATTATAAGCCGCGTGATAAAGAATATAAAAATAGTGAAAAAAAGAAATTCTCATAAGAAAAGAATAATGATAGCAGGTGCGGGTGAAGCTGCTTCTATTTTAATTAAGGAAATGAAGAATAATCAACGCAGCACATTTGAACCTGTAGTTGCTGTGGATGATAATCCTGAAAAATATAAAACACAGATAAATGGGGTCCCTGTGATTGGTGGGAGAGAAAAAATTGTAAGAGCTGCAATGGAAATGGATATTGATGAAATAGTTATTGCTATACCCTCCATTTCAAGGAAAGAAACTGTAGATATTATAAATATATGTAAAAAAACTTCATGCAAATTAAAGGTACTTCCAAGTGTATATAGTTTGGTAAATGGAGAAGTGAGTATTAAGGAAATAAGAGATGTTACAGTTGAAGACCTTCTGCAAAGAGATGAAATTTCATTGTCAATAGAAGAGATATCCGATTATCTTAAAGGTGAAACAATTCTGGTTACTGGAGGGGGAGGGTCTATTGGTTCGGAACTATGTAGACAAATAGCATCCTATGGCCCTAAAAACCTCATCATTTTTGATATATATGAAAATAATGCCTATGATCTTCAAAATGAACTGCTTCAAAAATATAAAGACAGGTTAGATATCAAAGTAATAATTGGCTCAATAAGAGATAGAAACAGATTAGATTATGTGTTTTCAAAATATAAACCGGGAATAGTGTTTCATGCAGCTGCACATAAACACGTGCCTCTTATGGAATACAATCCTCAAGAGGCTGTTAAGAATAATATATTTGGGACACTCAATCTTGCTGAATGTGCTCATCAATACAACACGAAAAAGTTTGTATTGATATCTACTGATAAAGCGGTTAATCCAACTAGCATTATGGGAGCAACTAAAAGAGCGGCAGAATTGATAATACAGTATATGAATGCAAACAGCCAAACCCAATTTTGTGCTGTAAGGTTTGGTAATGTTCTAGGAAGTAATGGCAGTGTTATACCTCTATTCAAGAAACAGATTGAGTATGGAGGCCCCATAACAATAACTCACCCCGAGGTTACCAGGTATTTTATGACTATACCTGAGGCTGCAAGCCTTGTTGTACAATCGGGGGCAATGATGGATGGGGGAGAAATATTTGTACTTGATATGGGTAAACCGGTTAAAATATTAGATCTTGCAAAATCGTTAATTGCATTATCAGGACTAGAACCAGAAATTGATGTAGAGATTGAATATGTTGGCTTAAGACCTGGTGAAAAACTTTATGAAGAACTACTTATATCTGAAGCTGGAGTAAATATAACTAAAAACGACAAGATTTATATTGAAAAAACTAAGGATATTGATTTTGACCATTATTTACAACAAATAAAAACGTTCAATTTTGATGAAATTGATAGTAAGGAAAAAATAACTGATTTTATTAAGAGGTTAATTCCAAATTATTACAGCAATTGTAACCAATAA
- a CDS encoding putative ABC transporter permease subunit translates to MGNKLILLTKVLLKNGFGIKANGKKKIRQIAFIFLIALCFVPVVTGLISFISMLYDSLKIIGQEEVIISLGVAITSFTIFFFGVFYIINVFYYSDDVENLLPLPLKPSEIIGAKFLVTVIYEYLTEIVILLPLFIVYAIKSGASLMYYIYALVVFVFVPVVPLAIASIMVMIIMRFTGLARNRDRFKMVGGLIAMFGAIGFNSVIQKFASRGADPEQLQQMFSQGKNSMVDLVARIFPGARFAALSIVNNSNINGITNLFIFVLITLVSFILFLYIGEILYFRGVIGISEMSAKRKKVSGDEIGKLSTRKSKLKACTLKELNILFRTPIYFMNCVLINFIWPIVLLIPLFTQSQDLSDLESLKFFLQNEKYAGIVIAAGFAAAMFISASNAVTSSSISREGQNLYVSKYLPAPYKVQIMAKVLSGVVISLIGLTLMLIIAGVLLKIPLYMIILIAIAALVGIIFISFTGVIIDLFNPKLHWDNEQKAVKQNLNVLFNMLVGAIFAGLTVFVSVEFEFDIFMVCGIIFIGFGLMDVMLYRFISSKGVKLFNGIEV, encoded by the coding sequence ATGGGCAATAAACTTATTCTACTGACAAAAGTACTACTTAAAAATGGTTTTGGTATAAAGGCAAATGGTAAAAAGAAAATAAGGCAGATAGCTTTTATATTTCTAATTGCTTTGTGCTTTGTACCTGTTGTTACCGGTCTCATTTCTTTTATTTCTATGCTGTATGATTCACTTAAAATTATAGGGCAGGAAGAGGTAATCATAAGTCTTGGAGTTGCAATAACGTCATTTACCATATTTTTCTTCGGCGTGTTTTATATAATTAATGTCTTTTACTATTCAGATGATGTCGAAAACCTTCTTCCGCTTCCCCTAAAGCCTTCAGAAATAATAGGGGCGAAGTTTCTAGTCACGGTAATATATGAATATCTTACTGAAATTGTAATATTGCTGCCACTGTTTATTGTTTATGCCATAAAAAGTGGAGCATCGTTGATGTATTACATCTATGCATTGGTGGTTTTTGTCTTTGTTCCTGTTGTACCTCTTGCAATTGCTTCAATTATGGTTATGATAATTATGCGTTTTACTGGACTCGCTAGAAATAGGGATCGTTTTAAAATGGTAGGAGGCTTAATAGCAATGTTTGGGGCTATTGGGTTTAACTCTGTGATACAGAAGTTTGCATCACGGGGCGCTGATCCGGAGCAACTTCAGCAAATGTTTAGTCAGGGGAAGAATTCAATGGTTGATTTAGTTGCAAGAATTTTTCCTGGTGCAAGGTTTGCAGCATTAAGTATTGTCAACAATTCCAATATTAATGGCATAACTAATTTGTTTATTTTTGTTTTAATTACTTTGGTAAGCTTTATATTGTTTTTGTATATTGGCGAGATCCTATATTTTAGAGGTGTAATTGGTATTTCTGAGATGTCAGCAAAGAGAAAGAAGGTCAGCGGTGATGAAATTGGAAAGCTGAGCACCCGTAAATCAAAACTAAAGGCATGTACTCTAAAAGAGCTAAACATTCTTTTCAGGACCCCAATTTATTTTATGAACTGCGTTTTGATTAATTTTATATGGCCTATAGTTTTGCTAATACCATTATTTACTCAGTCACAGGATCTCAGTGATCTTGAGAGTCTCAAGTTTTTTTTGCAAAATGAAAAATATGCAGGTATTGTTATTGCAGCCGGATTCGCAGCAGCAATGTTTATTTCGGCATCTAATGCTGTAACATCATCATCGATATCAAGGGAAGGCCAAAATTTGTATGTAAGCAAATATTTGCCTGCTCCATATAAAGTTCAGATAATGGCAAAAGTACTTTCAGGTGTGGTTATTTCTCTTATAGGTTTGACGCTTATGCTTATAATTGCCGGAGTGCTTTTGAAGATACCATTATATATGATAATACTGATAGCTATAGCTGCTCTAGTTGGAATAATATTTATCTCTTTTACCGGAGTAATAATTGACCTGTTCAATCCAAAACTCCACTGGGACAACGAGCAAAAGGCTGTTAAGCAGAATTTGAATGTTTTGTTTAATATGCTTGTAGGTGCCATTTTTGCAGGGTTAACTGTATTTGTGTCGGTTGAATTTGAATTTGACATATTTATGGTTTGCGGTATTATTTTTATTGGGTTTGGTCTTATGGATGTTATGCTTTACAGGTTTATATCATCAAAAGGTGTAAAGTTGTTTAATGGTATTGAAGTGTAA
- a CDS encoding glycosyltransferase family 4 protein: MGKHILVISQYFYPEHFRINDICTEWVKRGYKVTVITGIPNYPQGKYYDGYGLVKKRKETFNGIEILRIPLIPRGDNAIMLVLNYLSFVVAGFLWKSFTNIKADYVFIFEVSPMTQALPGVWFAKSRKVPCYLYVQDLWPENVEIITGIKNKYIIGSIGKMVNYIYARCTRIFTTSNRFIKSIHDRGVPIDKIEYWPQYAEDFYIPLEKTSIPEIPDNAFNIIFAGNIGIAQGLDILPKAAALLKEKICKKIRFIIVGDGRYKNELINIVESSGLTEVFKFIPKQPAEKIPEFIAASDAAFLSLSDNALFAMTIPAKLQSYMACGIPTIASAAGETDDIINESNSGVCSLPGDVEGLVENIIKLSNKTEEELRQLGSNARKYYDVHFNKKMLLENMDKYFNVM, translated from the coding sequence TTGGGAAAACATATTTTGGTAATATCACAATATTTCTACCCTGAGCATTTTCGAATTAATGATATATGTACTGAGTGGGTAAAGAGAGGATATAAAGTAACTGTTATTACAGGCATTCCTAACTACCCGCAAGGTAAATATTATGATGGTTATGGACTTGTAAAGAAAAGGAAAGAAACCTTTAATGGTATTGAAATACTTAGAATCCCACTTATACCAAGAGGGGATAATGCAATTATGCTGGTACTGAATTATCTGTCATTTGTTGTAGCTGGTTTTCTATGGAAGTCTTTCACTAATATAAAAGCTGATTATGTCTTTATTTTTGAAGTTTCACCAATGACACAGGCTCTTCCTGGTGTTTGGTTTGCAAAGAGTAGAAAGGTTCCATGCTATTTATATGTGCAAGACTTATGGCCTGAAAATGTTGAAATTATTACTGGAATCAAGAACAAATATATAATTGGATCAATTGGTAAAATGGTGAACTATATATATGCAAGGTGTACTCGAATTTTTACCACATCAAATAGATTCATAAAATCAATTCATGATAGAGGTGTGCCAATTGATAAGATTGAGTATTGGCCACAATATGCAGAAGATTTTTATATACCACTCGAAAAAACAAGCATACCTGAAATACCGGATAATGCCTTTAATATAATTTTTGCTGGAAATATTGGAATAGCACAAGGCTTAGACATACTACCCAAAGCAGCGGCTCTATTAAAAGAAAAGATCTGCAAGAAGATTAGGTTCATTATTGTTGGAGATGGGAGATACAAGAATGAATTGATAAATATAGTTGAATCAAGTGGATTAACGGAAGTGTTCAAATTTATTCCTAAACAACCAGCCGAAAAAATACCAGAGTTTATAGCGGCAAGCGATGCTGCCTTCCTTAGCTTGAGTGATAATGCGTTGTTTGCAATGACTATTCCAGCAAAACTTCAATCATATATGGCATGTGGTATACCAACAATTGCTTCAGCAGCTGGTGAAACTGATGACATTATTAACGAGTCGAATTCTGGTGTTTGTAGTTTGCCGGGAGATGTAGAAGGGTTAGTTGAAAATATCATTAAGCTATCTAATAAGACTGAGGAAGAATTAAGGCAACTTGGAAGCAATGCTCGTAAATATTATGATGTTCATTTTAATAAAAAAATGCTCCTGGAAAATATGGATAAATATTTTAATGTTATGTGA
- a CDS encoding sugar transferase: MYFVIKRITDVIIASIGIIVLSPLLLILAIAIKIDSSGPVFFKQKRVGIHKTHFNILKFRTMRIDTPQDTPTHLLENPEQWITRVGKFLRRTSLDELPQIFNIVAGTMAIIGPRPALWNQFDLVAERDKYGANDIRPGLTGWAQVNGRDELPIEVKAKLDGEYVKKIGFMIDVRCFYRTIMAVLRSDGVVEGTAGSASKSTSMAVSASHTSSIENKETL, encoded by the coding sequence ATGTATTTTGTTATTAAGAGAATAACGGATGTAATAATCGCATCAATAGGAATCATTGTTCTATCACCGCTTTTGTTGATTCTTGCAATCGCAATCAAGATAGATTCATCTGGACCGGTATTTTTCAAACAGAAGAGAGTTGGAATTCATAAGACTCATTTTAATATTCTAAAGTTTAGGACAATGCGAATAGATACACCTCAAGATACGCCTACGCACCTGCTTGAAAATCCGGAACAGTGGATTACAAGAGTAGGAAAATTCCTAAGAAGAACAAGTCTTGATGAGCTTCCTCAAATTTTTAATATAGTAGCTGGAACCATGGCAATCATAGGACCCCGCCCGGCTCTTTGGAATCAGTTTGATTTGGTTGCAGAACGGGATAAATATGGTGCAAATGATATAAGACCTGGATTAACCGGCTGGGCGCAGGTAAATGGTAGAGATGAGCTTCCAATTGAAGTGAAAGCAAAGTTGGATGGGGAGTATGTCAAGAAAATTGGCTTTATGATTGATGTTCGGTGTTTTTATAGAACAATTATGGCAGTACTTAGATCTGATGGGGTAGTTGAGGGCACTGCAGGGAGTGCATCTAAGTCAACTTCAATGGCCGTAAGTGCTTCTCATACTTCAAGTATAGAGAACAAGGAGACACTATAA
- a CDS encoding CpsD/CapB family tyrosine-protein kinase: MAEICYAVKYNLTKTAEESYKVLRANIQFCGLNKKIKTIAITSYSPGEGKSTTSINLGISMANAGMKVLYVDADIRKPMPFKYFTSSNLKGLTNYILGQVKLEEIVNKSDIDGFSFITCGVKTNNPGELISSDQFTNFLHEVEKLFDLVIIDTPPLGSVIDAAVIAAQVDGTIIVIESNAIKRINMLRMKEQLQKANANILGAVLNKISKSDYKSYYGSYDYYNSQKKYLKKWSDLLKDQKRKKHD, encoded by the coding sequence GTGGCAGAAATTTGCTACGCAGTTAAATATAACTTAACCAAGACAGCAGAGGAATCCTACAAAGTTTTAAGAGCAAATATCCAGTTCTGCGGGTTAAATAAAAAAATCAAAACAATAGCTATTACAAGTTATAGCCCTGGAGAAGGAAAATCAACAACTTCAATAAATCTTGGGATATCTATGGCGAATGCTGGAATGAAGGTTTTGTACGTAGATGCAGATATACGTAAACCAATGCCTTTCAAATATTTTACAAGCAGCAACTTGAAAGGCCTCACCAATTATATACTGGGACAGGTCAAACTTGAAGAAATAGTTAACAAATCTGATATTGATGGATTCAGCTTTATTACCTGCGGTGTAAAAACAAATAATCCAGGCGAACTTATATCTTCTGACCAGTTCACCAATTTCCTTCACGAAGTTGAGAAATTATTCGATCTGGTTATTATAGACACACCACCACTTGGCAGTGTTATCGATGCCGCTGTTATTGCTGCACAAGTGGATGGAACAATTATTGTTATTGAATCAAATGCTATAAAGCGCATAAATATGTTAAGAATGAAGGAACAGCTTCAAAAAGCAAACGCCAATATACTTGGGGCCGTTCTCAATAAGATAAGTAAATCGGATTATAAAAGCTACTATGGAAGTTACGATTATTATAACTCCCAAAAAAAGTATTTAAAAAAATGGTCCGATTTACTTAAGGACCAAAAGAGGAAAAAACATGATTGA
- a CDS encoding NAD-dependent epimerase/dehydratase family protein has product MKRVLITGKDSYIGNSLEKWLEKYPDNYKVDTVDMKDGSWKKKDFSEYDVVFHVAGIAHVSADPNLEALYYRVNRDLAIDTAEKCKKEGVKQFIFMSSIIVYGSSSNGGVIDRNTIPTPSNFYGNSKLQAEEGIKALESDDFKIVLIRSPMIYGKGSKGNYPKLANIAKKVPVFPNIDNRRSMLHIDNLCQFVKVMIDYEESGLFFPQNKEYVKTGEMVRLIAEVQGKKIWMTRIFNGLIRIVGLKVKLINKVFGNLVYEQSMSSYDKEDYRVRDLRESIELTEK; this is encoded by the coding sequence ATGAAAAGAGTATTAATAACAGGAAAAGACAGTTACATTGGTAATTCACTTGAAAAGTGGTTAGAGAAGTATCCTGATAATTATAAAGTAGATACAGTTGATATGAAAGATGGCTCGTGGAAGAAGAAGGATTTCTCTGAGTATGATGTTGTGTTTCATGTGGCTGGTATAGCTCATGTGTCAGCGGATCCTAATCTGGAAGCTCTATATTATAGAGTGAATCGTGACCTGGCTATTGATACAGCAGAAAAGTGCAAAAAAGAAGGTGTGAAGCAGTTCATTTTTATGAGCAGCATTATTGTTTACGGTAGTAGCAGCAATGGGGGAGTAATTGATAGGAATACGATACCAACACCGAGCAACTTTTATGGAAATAGCAAACTCCAGGCAGAGGAAGGAATAAAAGCTCTAGAGTCGGATGACTTTAAGATAGTTTTAATAAGGTCGCCTATGATTTATGGCAAAGGTTCAAAGGGGAATTATCCTAAGCTTGCAAATATTGCAAAAAAGGTACCTGTATTTCCTAACATCGATAATAGGAGAAGTATGCTCCATATTGATAATTTATGTCAGTTTGTAAAGGTCATGATTGATTATGAAGAGTCTGGACTGTTCTTCCCACAAAACAAGGAATATGTGAAGACAGGAGAAATGGTCAGATTGATTGCTGAAGTGCAGGGAAAAAAGATATGGATGACTAGGATTTTTAATGGTCTGATTAGAATAGTTGGCTTGAAAGTTAAATTGATTAATAAGGTATTTGGTAATTTAGTTTATGAGCAGTCGATGAGTAGCTATGATAAGGAGGATTACCGAGTTAGAGATCTTAGAGAGTCGATTGAGTTAACCGAGAAATGA